A DNA window from Brassica napus cultivar Da-Ae chromosome A4, Da-Ae, whole genome shotgun sequence contains the following coding sequences:
- the LOC106352055 gene encoding LOW QUALITY PROTEIN: F-box/kelch-repeat protein At4g38940 (The sequence of the model RefSeq protein was modified relative to this genomic sequence to represent the inferred CDS: deleted 1 base in 1 codon) yields the protein MTNEPPSLITSLPDDIVLDILARVPRWDYPTLSLVSKHFQSLVVSPEIYSRRSLLRCTENFLYVLVLSKRGYCLYILHRKAFVHISSLSDIPYCESFVAVGSRIYMFGGVVGVSSNAFSIDCRSHTVEPLPHMPICLAHTVAGFMDEKIYVFGQCSMKSMVMVVFNTKTHMWEPGLIKPDISPEIWEFGSMVVMADKIYIRSNPSSFIYAPKESKWETDEMLNSKNWGNDSCVVDDVLYYYDSYEDRLRAYDPKQKCWGVVKGLDEELFDEIRRGPYWPYTACFGRNLLLYFYKRYQEPRSRTPSKIWWAEISLERRQGGEIWGKVEWCDRVLYEQSEFAMPVSVMV from the exons ATGACGAATGAGCCACCGTCTCTGATCACGTCACTTCCGGACGACATCGTCCTTGACATCTTAGCGCGTGTACCAAGATGGGACTATCCAACTCTCTCCCTAGTTTCTAAGCACTTCCAATCACTCGTTGTGTCCCCTGAGATATACTCGAGAAGATCTTTGTTGAGGTGCACCGAAAACTTTTTATACGTTTTAGTACTTAGTAAGCGTGGTTACTGTTTATATATTCTTCACCGAAAAGCCTTTGTCCATATCTCTTCCCTTTCGGATATTCCTTACTGTGAAAGCTTTGTGGCAGTAGGTTCGAGGATATATATGTTTGGTGGGGTCGTTGGCGTCTCATCCAATGCGTTTAGCATTGATTGTAGATCTCACACTGTGGAACCCCTTCCCCACATGCCTATATGCTTGGCACATACGGTTGCTGGCTTTATGGACGAGAAGATTTACGTATTTGGACAGTGCAGTATGAAGTCAATGGTGATGGTGGTTTTCAATACAAAAACACATATGTGGGAGCCTGGATTAATAAAGCCAGACATTTCGCCAGAGATCTGGGAGTTTGGTTCTATGGTGGTGATGGCTGATAAGATTTACATTAGGTCAAATCCGAGTAGCTTTATCTACGCGCCAAAGGAAAGTAAATGGGAAACAGATGAGATGCTGAACTCCAAGAACTGGGGTAATGATTCGTGCGTCGTTGATGACGTATTGTACTACTACGATAGTTACGAGGATCGTTTAAGAGCGTATGATCCAAAGCAGAAGTGCTGG GGGGTGGTGAAAGGTTTGGATGAAGAGTTGTTTGATGAGATAAGAAGAGGTCCATATTGGCCATACACTGCGTGTTTCGGTCGGAATCTGCTTTTGTacttttataaaagatatcaaGAACCTCGGAGTAGAACACCAAGTAAGATTTGGTGGGCAGAGATTTCGCTGGAAAGACGTCAAGGAGGAGAGATTTGGGGTAAAGTTGAGTGGTGCGATAGGGTTTTGTATGAGCAATCTGAATTTGCAATGCCTGTATCTGTTATGGTTTAA
- the LOC106350585 gene encoding F-box/kelch-repeat protein At4g38940, with protein MTSNVRRKNKQSLIMSLPEDVIFDILARVPRCEYPTLSLVSKQLRSLVTSPEIYVRRSLLRVTEPCFYALFYDSRSRNCRWHIIHRKANGNRCLVLIQSLPPMNNVACFVAVDSRIYVFGGYDDHTKYYALSIDCRFHTVEHLPKMPVPMSNTIADIIDGRIYVIGDHYYDKSKKVMLVFNTETQLWELGTIKPNIEFGYSPPSSCVAMADKMYINDYHKSYVYEPKKSKWEKEEMLSSNKWRNACVVDNILYYYDYFRGHKLRTYDSKQRYWGTVKGLDLEELVPKRNPHWIDTVRSYSGKLALIFTYEGRTPYYLWSAEISLERRQGGEILGKVEWCDEVPVADNLLQVMRFLAVMV; from the coding sequence ATGACTTCCAACGTTAGGAGAAAGAATAAGCAATCTCTGATTATGTCACTTCCCGAAGACGTCATCTTTGACATCTTAGCGCGTGTACCAAGGTGCGAGTATCCGACACTCTCCCTCGTTTCCAAGCAGCTCCGATCACTTGTCACGTCACCTGAGATATACGTGAGACGATCCTTGTTGCGAGTCACCGAACCGTGCTTCTACGCTCTCTTTTATGATTCACGATCCCGTAACTGCCGTTGGCATATTATCCACCGGAAGGCCAACGGCAATCGCTGCTTGGTCCTTATCCAGTCGCTTCCGCCTATGAATAATGTTGCATGCTTTGTCGCGGTGGACTCTAGAATATATGTGTTTGGTGGGTATGATGATCATACAAAATATTATGCTTTAAGCATCGACTGTAGATTTCACACTGTGGAACACCTCCCTAAAATGCCTGTGCCCATGTCTAATACAATCGCCGACATCATCGATGGGAGAATCTACGTAATTGGAGACCACTACTACGACAAGTCGAAGAAGGTGATGTTGGTGTTTAATACAGAAACACAACTGTGGGAACTTGGTACGATAAAGCCAAACATTGAGTTCGGTTACTCGCCCCCTAGTAGTTGTGTGGCGATGGCTGATAAGATGTACATTAACGATTATCATAAAAGCTATGTTTACGAGCCAAAGAAGAGTAAAtgggaaaaggaagagatgcTGAGTTCTAACAAGTGGAGAAATGCCTGCGTGGTTGATAACATATTGTACTATTACGATTATTTTCGTGGGCACAAGTTAAGAACGTATGATTCAAAGCAGAGGTACTGGGGAACGGTGAAAGGTTTGGATTTGGAAGAGTTGGTGCCTAAAAGAAATCCACATTGGATAGACACTGTGAGAAGTTACAGTGGGAAACTGGCTTTGATTTTTACTTACGAAGGCCGGACACCATATTACCTCTGGAGTGCGGAGATTTCGCTAGAAAGACGTCAAGGAGGAGAGATTTTGGGTAAAGTTGAGTGGTGTGATGAGGTTCCAGTTGCTGATAATTTATTACAAGTGATGAGATTTCTAGCTGTTATGGTTTGA
- the LOC125608218 gene encoding uncharacterized protein LOC125608218, protein MGHDNIAKFESLTRKATQSSIRLALSPSPAEPIHQQPRRRRKPSKDQARKIRRSDSLYIGQRTPVLSKTDTLKLGLNYFLLLSDFFMNSLSFLTIAALKSSQNGVVLVRKSAGTQQQQPFLIHKGGTGDKLRIRVSEEFMSELMMEGRKNREQAVEEEEKGKREFVR, encoded by the exons ATGGGTCATGATAATATCGCGAAGTTCGAGAGTCTAACTCGTAAAGCTACACAGAGCTCCATCAGGTTGGCTCTGTCTCCATCCCCGGCCGAGCCAATCCATCAGCAACCGCGGCGAAGGCGGAAACCATCGAAGGATCAAGCTCGTAAGATCCGACG ATCAGACTCGCTATACATCGGACAGAGGACACCTGTTCTGTCCAAAACGGACACGCTCAAGCTCGGACTCAACTACTTTCTCCTTCTGTCTGATTTCTTCATGAACAGCCTCTCGTTCTTAACCATCGCCGCCTTGAAATCTTCTCAAAACGGAGTCGTGTTGGTCAGAAAATCCGCCGGGACTCAGCAGCAGCAGCCATTTCTTATACATAAGGGAGGAACAGGAGATAAGTTGAGGATTCGTGTGTCCGAAGAGTTCATGTCGGAGTTGATGATGGAAGGGAGAAAAAACAGAGAACAAGCAgtggaagaggaagaaaaaggaaaaagagagtTTGTACGATGA
- the LOC125608061 gene encoding F-box/kelch-repeat protein At4g38940-like yields the protein MEMTSNVRRKNKQSLITSLPEDVIFDILARVPRCKYPTLSLVSKQLRSLVTSPEIYVRRSLLRVTEPCFYVLLYDSQSGDNRWYIIHPKANGNRCLVLIHSLPAMNPVASFVAVDTRIYVFGGRDDHTKYRALCIDCRFHTVEHLPSMPVPMSHAVVDIIDGKIYVIGDYYRGSNTVMAVFNTETKLWELGMTKPNIDFAGAFPTHCVVMDDKIYVRFIFKSFVYEPKKSQWEMEEMLSSNMWSYACVVDNILYYYDHWGNKLRTYDPKQRYWGAVKGLDLEELVPKRNIHWIHTVSYSGKLALIIAYEGGRTPLYLWSAEISLEIRQGGEIWGKVEWSDEVLSADNLQVRRFLAVMI from the coding sequence ATGGAGATGACTTCCAACGTTAGGAGAAAGAATAAGCAATCTCTAATTACGTCACTTCCCGAAGACGTCATCTTTGACATCTTAGCGCGTGTACCAAGGTGCAAGTATCCGACACTCTCGCTCGTTTCCAAGCAGCTCCGATCACTTGTCACGTCACCTGAGATATACGTGAGACGATCCTTGTTGCGAGTCACCGAACCGTGCTTCTATGTTCTCCTCTATGACTCACAATCCGGTGATAACCGTTGGTATATTATCCACCCGAAAGCCAACGGCAATCGCTGCTTGGTCCTTATCCATTCGCTCCCAGCTATGAATCCTGTTGCAAGCTTTGTCGCGGTGGACACGAGAATATATGTGTTTGGTGGAAGAGACGATCATACAAAATATCGTGCGTTGTGCATCGATTGTAGATTTCATACTGTGGAACATCTCCCCAGCATGCCTGTGCCCATGTCTCATGCAGTCGTTGACATCATTGATGGGAAAATTTACGTGATTGGAGACTACTACCGCGGCTCGAATACAGTGATGGCGGTGTTCAATACAGAAACAAAATTGTGGGAACTTGGTATGACAAAGCCAAACATTGATTTTGCTGGAGCGTTTCCTACTCATTGTGTGGTGATGGATGATAAGATCTACGTgaggtttatttttaaaagctttGTTTACGAGCCAAAGAAGAGTCAATGGGAAATGGAAGAGATGCTGAGTTCTAACATGTGGAGTTATGCGTGCGTGGTTGATAATATATTATACTATTACGACCACTGGGGGAACAAGTTAAGAACGTATGATCCAAAGCAGAGGTATTGGGGAGCGGTGAAAGGTTTGGATTTGGAAGAGTTGGTGCCTAAAAGAAATATACATTGGATACACACTGTGAGTTACAGTGGGAAACTGGCTTTGATTATTGCTTACGAAGGCGGCCGGACACCATTGTACCTCTGGAGTGCGGAAATTTCGCTGGAAATACGTCAAGGAGGAGAGATTTGGGGTAAAGTTGAGTGGTCTGATGAGGTTCTATCTGCTGATAATTTACAAGTGAGGAGATTTCTAGCTGTTATGATTTGA
- the LOC106373865 gene encoding ubiquitin-activating enzyme E1 1, with product MLESVSASSPIKKRRIDNSTIAASVVQHMAFGNNSNRQEIDEDLHSRQLAVYGRETMRRLFASNVLVSGMHGLGAEIAKNLILAGVKSVTLHDERVVELWDLSSNFVFSEDDVGKNRADASVNKLQDLNNAVVVSSLTTCLTKEHLSTFQVVVFSDISMEKAIEFDDYCHSHQPPIAFVKADVRGLFGSVFCDFGPEFAVLDVDGEEPHTGIIASISNESEAFISCVDDERLEFEDGDLVVFSEVEGMPELNDGRPRKIKSARPYSFTLEEDTTGYGTYVKGGIVTQVKQPKLLSFKPLREALADPGDFLFSDFSKFDRPPLLHLAFQALDRFASEAGRLPVAGSEEDAQQLISIATSINTGQGDLKVENVDQKLLRSFSFGAKAVLNPMAAMFGGIVGQEVVKACSGKFHPLFQFFYFDSVESLPSEPLDSSDVAPRNSRYDAQISVFGAKLQKKLEDARVFTVGSGALGCEFLKNMALMGVSCGSQGKLTVTDDDIIEKSNLSRQFLFRDWNIGQAKSTVAASAAAAINPKFKIEALQNRVGAETENVFDDAFWENLTVVVNALDNVNARLYVDSRCLYFQKPLLESGTLGAKCNTQMVIPHLTENYGASRDPPEKQAPMCTVHSFPHNIDHCLTWARSEFEGLLEKTPAEVNAYLSSPVEYTNSMMSAGDAQARETLERIVECLEKEKCENFQDCLNWARLRFEDYFVNRVKQLIYTFPEDAATSTGAPFWSAPKRFPRPLQYSSSDPSLLNFITATAILRAETFGIPVPEWTKNPKEAAEAVDSVIVPDFEPRKDAKIVTDEKATSLTTASVDDATVINDLIAKLERCRLNLSSDFRMKPVQFEKDDDTNYHMDVISGLANMRARNYSIPEVDKLKAKFIAGRIIPAIATSTAMATGLVCLELYKVLDGGHKVEAYRNTFANLALPLFSMAEPVPPKVVKHRDMAWTVWDRWVLKGNPTLREVLQWLEDKGLNAYSISCGSCLLFNSMFPRHKERMDKKVVDLARDIAKVELPPYRRHLDVVVACEDQDDNDVDIPLVSIYFR from the exons ATGCTTGAATCAGTTTCAGCATCGTCGCCGATCAAGAAACGCCGTATCGATAACTCTACGATCGCAGCTTCCGTCGTCCAGCACATGGCTTTCGGGAATAACTCGAACCGTCAGGAGATCGACGAAGATCTGCACAGCAGGCAGCTCGCCGTGTACGGACGCGAGACGATGCGGCGTCTCTTCGCTTCGAACGTTCTCGTCTCGGGGATGCACGGCCTTGGCGCTGAGATTG CGAAGAATCTGATTCTTGCTGGTGTGAAGTCTGTGACGCTGCATGATGAGAGAGTGGTGGAGCTTTGGGACTTGTCTAGCAACTTTGTTTTCTCTGAGGATGATGTTGGCAAGAACAGGGCTGATGCTTCTGTTAACAAGCTGCAGGATCTTAACAATGCTGTGGTTGTTTCTAGCTTGACCACTTGCTTAACCAAAGAGCATCTTTCTACTTTCCAG GTTGTTGTTTTCTCTGACATAAGCATGGAAAAGGCAATTGAGTTTGATGACTATTGCCACAGCCATCAGCCTCCTATAGCTTTTGTCAAGGCTGACGTCAGGGGGCTTTTCGGCTCCgtgttttgtgattttgggcCTGAGTTTGCAGTTCTTGACGTTGATGGGGAGGAGCCGCACACAGGCATTATCGCCTCTATCTCTAATGAGAGCGAGGCCTTTATCTCCTGTGTTGACGATGAGAGACTTGAGTTTGAAGATGGTGACCTTGTTGTTTTCTCTGAAGTTGAAGGTATGCCGGAGCTCAATGATGGGAGACCGAGGAAGATTAAAAGCGCGCGGCCGTATTCGTTCACCCTCGAGGAGGACACCACAGGGTATGGAACGTATGTGAAGGGTGGGATTGTCACTCAGGTGAAACAGCCGAAGCTGCTGAGTTTCAAGCCCTTGAGGGAAGCGCTTGCAGATCCAGGGGATTTTCTGTTTAGTGATTTCTCTAAGTTCGATCGGCCTCCGCTTCTTCATTTAGCGTTCCAGGCGCTTGACCGGTTTGCTTCCGAAGCTGGCAGGCTCCCTGTTGCTGGCTCGGAAGAGGACGCTCAGCAGCTTATATCCATCGCCACGTCCATCAATACTGGTCAGGGTGATTTGAAGGTGGAGAATGTTGACCAGAAGCTTCTACGAAGCTTCTCCTTTGGAGCCAAGGCTGTTCTTAATCCCATGGCTGCTATGTTTGGTGGTATTGTTGGACAGGAGGTTGTCAAAGCTTGCTCTGGAAAATTCCATCCCCTCTTTCAG TTTTTCTACTTTGATTCAGTGGAGTCACTCCCCTCTGAGCCTCTGGATTCTAGTGACGTTGCACCAAGGAACAGCCGATACGATGCCCAAATATCTGTATTTGGTGCCAAGTTACAGAAGAAACTGGAAGATGCTAGAGTTTTCACAGTAGGGTCTGGTGCTCTCGGCTGCGAGTTCCTGAAAAATATGGCTCTGATGGGGGTTTCTTGTGGAAGCCAAGGGAAGTTAACAGTGACAGATGATGATATAATCGAGAAGAGCAACCTCAGTCGTCAGTTTCTATTCCGTGATTGGAACATTGGACAGGCTAAATCCACAGTTGCTGCTTCCGCTGCTGCAGCTATAAACCCCAAGTTCAAGATTGAGGCCCTGCAGAACCGTGTGGGCGCTGAGACCGAGAATGTATTTGACGATGCCTTCTGGGAGAACTTGACTGTTGTCGTCAATGCGTTAGATAATGTCAACGCGAGGCTCTACGTTGATTCGAGGTGCTTGTATTTCCAGAAGCCTCTACTCGAGTCTGGGACTCTCGGTGCAAAGTGCAACACGCAGATGGTCATCCCACACCTGACTGAAAATTACGGTGCCTCGAGGGACCCACCAGAGAAACAGGCCCCCATGTGTACAGTGCACTCGTTCCCGCATAACATCGACCACTGTTTAACTTGGGCTCGCTCTGAGTTTGAGGGTCTGCTTGAGAAGACTCCCGCTGAAGTGAATGCATATCTCTCTAGCCCGGTTGAGTACACTAACTCAATGATGAGTGCTGGCGATGCTCAGGCGAGGGAGACGTTGGAGAGGATCGTTGAGTGCCTTGAAAAGGAGAAGTGTGAGAACTTCCAGGACTGCTTAAACTGGGCACGACTCAG GTTTGAGGATTACTTTGTGAACCGTGTAAAGCAATTGATATACACATTTCCTGAAGATGCTGCGACAAGTACCGGAGCTCCATTCTGGTCTGCTCCAAAAAGATTCCCACGTCCGCTCCAGTACTCCTCTTCTGACCCAAGCCTCCTTAACTTCATCACGGCGACTGCTATTCTAAGAGCAGAGACGTTTGGGATCCCTGTGCCCGAGTGGACCAAAAACCCAAAGGAAGCAGCTGAAGCTGTAGACAGTGTGATAGTCCCAGACTTTGAGCCAAGGAAAGATGCAAAGATTGTGACGGATGAGAAAGCCACCAGTTTAACTACTGCTTCCGTGGATGACGCTACAGTCATCAACGACCTCATTGCTAAGCTTGAGCGGTGTAGGCTTAACTTGTCCTCAGATTTCAGGATGAAACCAGTTCAGTTCGAAAAG GATGATGATACAAACTACCACATGGACGTGATATCGGGTCTTGCCAACATGAGGGCGAGGAACTACAGCATACCTGAAGTCGACAAGCTGAAAGCAAAGTTCATCGCTGGGAGAATCATCCCTGCCATTGCGACCTCAACAGCCATGGCCACTGGTCTAGTCTGCCTTGAGCTTTACAAGGTCCTTGATGGAGGACACAAAGTGGAAGCCTACAGGAACACGTTTGCCAACCTGGCGCTGCCGCTCTTCTCCATGGCTGAACCGGTTCCGCCGAAGGTGGTGAAGCACCGGGACATGGCTTGGACCGTTTGGGACAGATGGGTTCTGAAAGGAAACCCGACACTGCGTGAGGTGTTGCAGTGGCTGGAGGACAAAGGGCTTAACGCTTACAGCATCTCCTGCGGAAGCTGTCTTCTGTTCAACAGTATGTTCCCGAGGCACAAGGAGAGGATGGACAAGAAAGTGGTGGACCTCGCTAGGGATATTGCTAAAGTGGAGTTGCCGCCTTACCGTCGCCATCTTGATGTAGTGGTGGCTTGTGAGGATCAAGATGACAATGACGTCGATATTCCCCTCGTCTCTATCTATTTCAGGTGA
- the LOC106374905 gene encoding LOB domain-containing protein 12-like, which translates to MGGPGSSSPCASCKLLRRRCAKDCIFAPYFPPDDPHKFAIVHKVFGASNVSKMLQELPVNQRADAVNSLVFEANARVRDPVYGCVGAISYLQNQVSQLQMQLAVAQAEILCIQMQHEQPLQSHHQVLELDQDEKALLLNNNNINNCNNDNNNLGYAMSSGQFNSNFASPSSIMQMQMQMQDPLKQESLWT; encoded by the exons ATGGGCGGTCCAGGATCATCATCACCATGTGCTTCGTGTAAGCTTCTTCGACGACGCTGTGCAAAAGATTGTATCTTTGCACCTTATTTCCCTCCTGACGATCCTCACAAATTCGCCATTGTTCATAAGGTCTTCGGCGCAAGCAACGTCAGCAAAATGTTGCAG GAACTACCAGTTAATCAAAGAGCTGACGCGGTGAATAGTCTGGTTTTTGAAGCAAACGCACGAGTTAGAGATCCGGTATATGGCTGCGTAGGAGCAATCTCCTACTTACAAAACCAAGTCTCACAGCTTCAAATGCAACTAGCAGTGGCTCAAGCCGAGATTCTCTGTATCCAGATGCAACACGAGCAACCTTTACAATCTCATCATCAAGTACTTGAACTAGACCAAGACGAAAAAGCTCTCTTGCTAaacaacaataatatcaataacTGCAACAACGACAATAACAACTTGGGTTATGCCATGTCTTCTGGGCAGTTTAACTCTAACTTTGCTTCTCCAAGTAGTATAATGCAGATGCAGATGCAAATGCAAGACCCTCTTAAGCAAGAATCTCTATGGACTTGA
- the LOC106373864 gene encoding zinc finger BED domain-containing protein RICESLEEPER 2-like yields the protein METHILNLIVQDGLKVIGDSLHKVRESVKYVLSSETRENLFQKCVAAAGVVETGGLLLDVPTRWNSTFFMLERAIRYRRAFAKLETFDKKGYKMAPTAEEWTRAENICNFLGPFAVITTLMSGSNYPTSNLYFYQVFQIHNWLRINEGSEDEIVRYMVPPMKEKFDKYWDELDMSTRDAKLKNLREKLSILFESYDKKSKNSSPSTEPRETVSQKASGAGTMGLFENYGDFFAFRKVSGVATGKTPLEAYLDEPPLDITNFQSLDILDWWKDNAHRYGDLPAMEPSSPKNVQALICTRNWIKGYESYAHDEEIDGDGEEEKVPSFQSIVNGEDEDEEA from the exons ATGGAAA CGCACATTCTTAACCTCATAGTACAAGATGGGTTGAAGGTAATTGGAGACTCTTTGCACAAAGTAAGAGAGAGTGTTAAGTATGTACTGTCATCGGAAACACGTGAAAACTTGTTCCAGAAATGCGTTGCGGCTGCGGGTGTAGTAGAAACTGGGGGTCTACTCCTCGATGTTCCGACAAGATGGAACTCCACTTTCTTTATGCTTGAAAGAGCCATCAGGTACCGTCGAGCCTTTGCCAAGTTGGAGACATTTGATAAGAAGGGTTATAAAATGGCTCCCACTGCTGAGGAATGGACAAGAGCTGAGAATATCTGCAATTTCTTGGGTCCGTTTGCTGTAATCACGACCTTGATGTCTGGTTCGAACTATCCTACTTCAAACTTGTATTTCTATCAGGTTTTCCAGATCCATAATTGGCTTCGGATCAATGAGGGAAGCGAAGATGAGATTGTGAGATACATGGTGCCACCGATGAAAGAGAAGTTCGATAAATATTGGGATGAA CTTGACATGAGTACACGTGATGCAAAGCTAAAGAACTTGCGTGAGAAGCTTAGTATTTTGTTTGAGTCGTATGACAAAAAATCCAAGAATAGCTCACCGTCTACAGAGCCACGAGAGACTGTTTCACAAAAAGCTTCTGGAGCAGGGACAATGGGACTGTTTGAGAACTACGGT GATTTCTTTGCATTTCGCAAAGTCAGTGGGGTTGCGACTGGAAAAACACCTCTAGAAGCTTATCTTGATGAACCACCTCTGGACATTACTAATTTTCAGAGCTTGGACATCCTCGATTGGTGGAAGGATAATGCCCATCGGTATGGGGATTTGCCTGCAATG GAGCCGTCTTCTCCCAAAAATGTGCAAGCTTTGATATGCACTAGAAATTGGATCAAGGGATACGAATCTTATGCACATG ATGAAGAAATCGATggtgatggtgaagaagagaaagtgCCATCATTTCAGTCCATTGTCAAtggggaagatgaagatgaggaagcttga